The Acidianus infernus genome window below encodes:
- a CDS encoding PfkB family carbohydrate kinase, with the protein MIYVVGSYNTDYIIRVEEFPAVGETIFAKEIIVSHGGKGSNQAVSAARLGSKVRLIVAVGNDERGKDALRFWKEEGVDTSGVKIKNTYTGSAYILVNKRGETMIVVNRGANYELNEDDVELDDGILLTQMEIRENVVKKALQRFEGIRILNPAPANISDYSILNYVDILTPNEIEFKELTSADDIEYGLNILLKKVKMAVIVTLGERGALIATKDKRVLISAPKVKAIDTTGAGDVFNAALAHSLEKGEDLESAVEFANIIASYSVTKIGAIGPKWEEVREFVEKEKRNEKDRRREEERRN; encoded by the coding sequence ATGATTTACGTAGTTGGAAGTTATAATACTGATTACATAATAAGAGTTGAAGAATTCCCAGCAGTAGGAGAAACAATTTTTGCAAAGGAAATAATAGTATCTCATGGAGGTAAAGGTTCAAATCAGGCAGTTTCTGCAGCAAGATTAGGGTCTAAAGTGAGGTTAATTGTCGCCGTAGGTAATGATGAGAGAGGTAAAGATGCTCTCAGATTTTGGAAAGAGGAAGGAGTAGATACTTCTGGAGTAAAAATTAAAAATACCTACACGGGTTCTGCTTACATTTTAGTTAATAAAAGAGGGGAAACAATGATAGTAGTTAACAGAGGCGCAAACTATGAACTTAATGAAGACGACGTAGAGCTTGACGATGGAATACTTTTAACACAAATGGAGATTAGAGAAAATGTAGTTAAGAAAGCCTTACAGAGATTTGAAGGAATAAGAATACTAAATCCCGCGCCTGCAAATATTTCTGATTATTCTATACTGAATTACGTCGATATTTTAACTCCTAATGAAATCGAATTTAAGGAGTTGACAAGCGCAGACGATATTGAATACGGTCTTAATATCTTACTTAAGAAAGTAAAGATGGCAGTAATAGTAACCCTAGGCGAAAGAGGTGCATTGATTGCAACTAAAGATAAAAGAGTTCTAATTTCTGCCCCAAAAGTTAAGGCTATAGATACTACTGGTGCAGGAGATGTTTTTAATGCAGCTTTAGCCCATTCCTTAGAAAAAGGCGAGGATTTAGAGTCGGCAGTAGAATTCGCAAATATTATTGCCTCCTATTCAGTAACTAAAATAGGTGCAATAGGACCAAAGTGGGAAGAGGTGAGGGAATTTGTCGAAAAGGAAAAGAGAAATGAAAAAGATAGAAGGAGAGAAGAAGAAAGAAGAAATTGA
- a CDS encoding polyprenol monophosphomannose synthase translates to MENVQVNKRVTIVIPTFNERDNIIRLLPLLNKVIRASIIIVDDNSQDGTAEAIRSLNSPNIQVIVRKKERGLGSAIRTGIQKAIENGTDYVVTMDADLSHDPIYLPAMYEKAREGFDLVIGSRYIKGGGIENWPIKRRIISWGANFLVRLLLRSPLHDNTSNYRIYSTRAAKEVLKCESADGYEFQICAVYRVLKANLPVAEVPIIFKDREIGKSKLTTGQIYKWFKYVISLSRS, encoded by the coding sequence ATGGAAAATGTGCAAGTAAATAAAAGGGTTACTATTGTTATACCTACATTTAACGAGAGAGATAATATTATAAGATTATTGCCCCTTTTAAATAAGGTAATACGAGCTAGCATAATAATAGTCGACGATAATAGTCAGGATGGGACTGCAGAAGCTATAAGGTCTTTAAACTCTCCCAATATCCAAGTGATAGTTAGAAAAAAGGAAAGAGGACTTGGCTCAGCGATAAGGACAGGAATACAAAAAGCTATAGAAAATGGCACGGATTATGTAGTTACCATGGACGCAGACCTAAGCCACGATCCTATTTACCTCCCAGCAATGTATGAGAAAGCTAGAGAAGGATTTGACTTAGTAATAGGATCCAGATATATAAAAGGCGGAGGAATTGAGAATTGGCCGATAAAGAGGAGAATAATTAGTTGGGGAGCAAACTTTTTGGTCAGATTACTTTTACGCTCACCTCTTCATGATAATACTTCCAATTATAGAATATACTCAACTAGAGCAGCAAAGGAAGTTTTAAAGTGTGAGAGTGCAGACGGTTACGAATTTCAAATATGTGCAGTTTATAGAGTGTTAAAGGCAAATCTTCCCGTCGCAGAAGTTCCAATAATTTTTAAGGATAGGGAAATCGGTAAAAGTAAATTAACAACAGGGCAAATCTATAAATGGTTCAAATATGTAATTAGTTTATCAAGAAGTTAA
- a CDS encoding MBL fold metallo-hydrolase, with the protein MKITFLGTGSGSTVGSRRAKSSIMISEGGDSIILDMGNGANSNLEDLGFPDINSVFLTHLHIDHINGIFDYLVQRKIRRMNDVKIYSPPGFSKLLNTYKDIGNNISAEVYESNLPKAKIGNLEVYSVEACHAIYAVAYVVTNGEKKIVYSGDTSEPCEGIIEESKDADLIIHEATCIEGCEIYGHTPLPKLKEIFNKKRIIITHIPSQIEDKYSNLGDFILAFDGLIWNV; encoded by the coding sequence ATGAAAATAACATTTCTAGGTACTGGATCTGGTTCAACCGTTGGTTCAAGGAGAGCCAAGTCTTCCATAATGATTTCAGAAGGAGGAGATAGTATAATCCTTGACATGGGTAACGGTGCTAACTCAAACTTAGAAGATCTTGGATTTCCTGATATTAATTCAGTATTTCTCACTCATCTTCATATAGATCATATTAACGGAATTTTCGACTATTTAGTACAGAGAAAAATAAGAAGAATGAACGACGTGAAAATATATTCTCCTCCAGGATTTTCTAAGCTCTTGAATACTTACAAGGATATTGGGAATAATATTTCTGCAGAAGTTTATGAAAGCAATCTGCCTAAAGCTAAAATAGGGAATCTTGAAGTTTATTCCGTTGAAGCTTGCCACGCAATATACGCAGTAGCATACGTAGTAACTAACGGTGAAAAGAAAATAGTTTATTCTGGCGATACGTCTGAACCGTGTGAAGGAATTATTGAGGAAAGTAAGGATGCAGATTTAATAATACACGAGGCAACATGCATAGAAGGTTGCGAAATTTATGGTCATACACCGTTGCCAAAGCTTAAGGAGATCTTTAATAAGAAGAGAATTATAATAACCCATATACCTTCACAAATTGAAGATAAGTATTCTAACTTGGGCGATTTTATTTTAGCCTTCGATGGGTTGATTTGGAATGTGTAG
- a CDS encoding M24 family metallopeptidase, whose translation MDRIRKLQNMMKDRGIDYVIIGPTSNMFYLTNFSEEQMERPLFFVVSEGHSYFLAPKLYEEQLSKYNFEIISYADGEDPYSKMDLNTNSIIAIDDQLWSVFTINLIRKFNPSNLIPASTLLKELRMRKDKEEINIMEEGLKIAENSFLQFLNNIKEGSSECKLADRLEEIFKENGADGVSFKTILTSGPNTSMPHLRCTDRKVRRGDVIIVDFGIKYRGYCTDTTRVVSLGNPSDEVKKIHEIVLNAQESAEKAKNGMKGKEIDSIARGIIAKAGYSQFFIHRTGHGIGIDVHEDPYISQDSEQIIEQNMTFTIEPGIYLPGKFGIRIEDMVVMGEKEARPLNKLEKEIYVI comes from the coding sequence ATGGATAGAATAAGAAAGCTTCAGAACATGATGAAAGACAGAGGAATAGATTATGTAATTATAGGACCTACAAGTAACATGTTCTATTTAACAAACTTTAGTGAGGAACAAATGGAAAGACCTTTATTCTTTGTGGTAAGTGAGGGGCACTCATATTTTCTAGCTCCAAAACTTTATGAAGAACAACTTTCAAAGTATAATTTTGAAATAATCTCTTATGCAGATGGAGAAGATCCATATTCAAAAATGGATTTAAATACTAACTCCATCATTGCAATAGATGATCAATTATGGTCAGTTTTTACTATAAATTTAATTAGAAAATTCAATCCAAGTAATCTAATTCCTGCTTCTACTCTTTTAAAAGAATTAAGAATGAGGAAGGACAAGGAAGAAATAAATATAATGGAAGAAGGGTTGAAGATCGCAGAAAATAGCTTTTTACAATTTCTTAACAATATTAAGGAAGGTAGTTCTGAATGTAAACTTGCGGATAGGTTAGAAGAAATATTTAAGGAGAATGGTGCAGACGGAGTATCATTCAAGACTATACTTACCTCTGGGCCCAATACATCAATGCCTCACTTAAGGTGTACTGATAGGAAAGTAAGGAGAGGCGATGTAATAATAGTAGACTTTGGGATAAAATATAGAGGATATTGTACAGATACTACGAGAGTTGTCTCATTAGGAAATCCTTCTGATGAAGTTAAGAAAATCCATGAAATAGTACTCAATGCTCAGGAATCTGCTGAAAAAGCAAAGAATGGAATGAAAGGTAAAGAAATAGATTCAATAGCTAGAGGAATAATCGCAAAAGCAGGTTATTCTCAATTCTTCATTCATAGAACTGGACACGGTATAGGAATAGATGTTCATGAGGATCCTTATATCTCGCAAGACAGTGAACAAATAATAGAACAAAATATGACGTTTACCATAGAGCCAGGAATATATTTACCCGGTAAGTTTGGGATAAGAATAGAAGACATGGTTGTAATGGGAGAAAAAGAAGCAAGACCTTTAAACAAACTTGAAAAAGAGATTTACGTCATTTGA
- a CDS encoding DUF1947 domain-containing protein has translation MQRHFLSEKETEELLEKIKEKYNVSLSPQKVEIGKEKKEVYYFLDGVLSFFSQDLIPTLCAIYKFNISLPSVKVDEGAVRAVLKGADLFVPGIKEYNCNCKPGDIIAVTTMEGKAIAIMKVLISKEDAEKEKKGKFSKNLHYLGDEIWKMCK, from the coding sequence ATGCAGAGGCATTTTCTATCAGAGAAGGAGACAGAAGAATTGCTTGAGAAAATAAAAGAAAAATATAACGTTAGCCTTTCCCCTCAGAAGGTAGAAATAGGTAAAGAGAAAAAAGAAGTTTATTATTTTTTAGACGGAGTCTTATCCTTCTTTTCGCAAGATTTAATTCCTACGCTATGCGCAATTTACAAATTTAATATCTCTCTTCCTTCAGTTAAGGTAGATGAAGGAGCAGTAAGGGCAGTGCTGAAAGGGGCGGATCTATTTGTCCCTGGTATAAAAGAATATAACTGTAATTGCAAACCTGGAGATATAATTGCAGTCACTACAATGGAAGGAAAAGCAATAGCTATTATGAAAGTTCTTATAAGCAAGGAAGATGCAGAAAAAGAAAAGAAAGGCAAGTTTTCAAAGAATTTGCACTATCTAGGAGATGAAATATGGAAAATGTGCAAGTAA
- a CDS encoding zinc ribbon domain-containing protein encodes MPEELVEAQIVDFGRLKEIYSDILYYENYKSILKKTGGIDPPPPQSLRALPFSGRRIGPLSLIIAGNVIKIKEIGAIVKPTKEGNPVYAIVDFSQGIKVLLAYEEESPIVGIDLGIRHLFTIVAIVNHGKLYKVKYVGDKKMLDIFSKYLGESQGLVYLNDIRERVRKPVIETVKFLEELKPKVIAIEDLRLYEAKVGKGLRAIQEILEEELFKRGMKVRRLDPRGTSKICSRCGYKKGEVLGSIFVCPSCGYKADRDFNAAYNLALKCYYTC; translated from the coding sequence ATGCCGGAAGAGTTAGTTGAGGCTCAAATCGTAGATTTTGGTAGATTAAAAGAAATATATAGTGATATTCTATACTATGAAAATTATAAGTCAATATTGAAAAAGACAGGCGGAATAGATCCTCCTCCACCTCAATCTCTACGAGCATTACCATTCAGCGGAAGGAGAATTGGACCTCTTAGTTTAATAATTGCAGGAAATGTGATAAAAATAAAAGAAATAGGAGCAATAGTTAAACCTACTAAGGAAGGTAATCCAGTTTATGCAATAGTCGATTTTTCTCAAGGAATAAAAGTACTTTTAGCTTATGAGGAAGAGAGTCCAATAGTAGGCATAGATTTAGGAATAAGACATCTCTTTACCATAGTTGCGATAGTTAACCATGGTAAACTATATAAAGTAAAATACGTGGGAGACAAAAAGATGCTCGATATTTTTTCCAAGTATTTAGGAGAATCTCAAGGCTTAGTATATTTAAACGACATAAGGGAAAGAGTTAGAAAACCGGTAATTGAGACTGTAAAATTCCTGGAGGAGTTGAAACCTAAAGTTATAGCGATAGAAGATCTTAGGCTTTATGAAGCTAAGGTTGGTAAAGGTTTAAGGGCTATACAAGAGATATTAGAAGAGGAATTATTCAAACGCGGAATGAAAGTTAGGAGATTAGATCCCAGAGGTACGTCAAAAATCTGTTCTAGGTGTGGGTATAAAAAAGGAGAAGTATTAGGCTCAATATTTGTTTGTCCATCTTGCGGATATAAGGCAGACAGAGACTTCAATGCTGCATATAACCTTGCGTTAAAATGTTATTATACATGCTAA
- a CDS encoding M48 family metalloprotease: MQIIIFGLLSLLAINVVYFAVSIILVKRFKSIKYDFLGKQIELKVKEDSRVNAFSVITGKILVTSASLNLPKDELDAMIAHEMGHIKLHHHLKMLILVNLLVLLFFYTAEFSLFLFIISGISIVLIQRFISRKFEIQADKYASQLVDKGSLMNLIMKYGENKSSIFSTHPSSSARIKKI; this comes from the coding sequence ATGCAAATAATTATTTTCGGATTACTCTCTCTATTAGCAATAAACGTTGTTTACTTTGCGGTCTCTATAATTCTAGTTAAGAGGTTTAAATCAATAAAATACGATTTTCTTGGAAAACAAATTGAGCTAAAGGTTAAGGAAGATTCTAGAGTTAATGCCTTCTCAGTAATAACTGGTAAAATTCTCGTAACCTCAGCTAGCCTAAACTTACCAAAAGACGAGCTAGACGCTATGATAGCTCATGAAATGGGACATATAAAACTTCATCACCATTTAAAGATGTTAATATTAGTAAACTTGTTAGTCCTATTATTTTTCTATACTGCTGAATTTTCCTTATTTTTATTCATTATCTCAGGGATTTCGATAGTTTTAATTCAGAGGTTTATCTCAAGAAAATTTGAAATACAAGCAGACAAATACGCTTCTCAGTTAGTTGATAAAGGATCATTAATGAATTTAATAATGAAATATGGAGAAAATAAATCGAGCATATTTTCAACTCATCCTTCTTCTTCTGCGAGAATAAAGAAGATATAA
- a CDS encoding histone deacetylase family protein, translating into MHHVENPDRLTRALSSLKGEKIVEPIKVEDPQIVHSEDYVEKIRNIKGEKWIDADTYANDKTYETALYALGGALKAFELQGFALVRPPGHHAGKNGRAFNAPTLGFCIFNNVAYVVRKKALKHVAIIDFDVHYGNGTQEIFYDDPEVLHIDIHQDPKTIFPGTGFPEMVGKGEAEGTKVNLLIPPRGSDDLYEELFPLIQSILEDFKPAYIIFSAGFDGFKGDGLASLNLTEYTFYNLGSLGKGKYSAGVLEGGYGIGLERGLPAFIKGLKGEIADYAEEKSPDSVKSRFFDYLEKEKEILRNYWKI; encoded by the coding sequence ATGCATCATGTTGAAAATCCAGATAGATTAACTAGAGCTTTAAGTTCATTAAAAGGAGAGAAAATAGTTGAACCCATCAAAGTTGAAGATCCTCAAATTGTTCACTCTGAAGATTATGTTGAGAAAATAAGGAATATTAAAGGGGAGAAATGGATCGATGCTGACACTTACGCTAATGATAAAACCTATGAGACCGCCCTGTATGCCTTAGGCGGAGCATTAAAAGCCTTTGAATTACAAGGCTTTGCACTAGTTAGACCTCCGGGACATCATGCAGGCAAAAATGGGAGAGCATTTAATGCCCCAACTTTAGGTTTTTGTATTTTTAATAATGTAGCTTACGTAGTTAGGAAAAAGGCGTTGAAACATGTTGCAATAATAGATTTTGATGTTCATTATGGTAATGGAACTCAGGAAATTTTTTATGATGACCCAGAAGTCCTTCATATAGATATTCATCAAGATCCTAAAACTATATTTCCCGGCACTGGATTCCCAGAAATGGTGGGTAAAGGAGAGGCAGAAGGGACTAAGGTTAATCTTCTCATTCCTCCTAGAGGTTCAGATGATCTTTATGAGGAATTATTTCCATTAATTCAAAGTATTCTTGAGGATTTTAAACCTGCATATATAATTTTCTCTGCAGGTTTTGATGGATTTAAAGGTGATGGACTAGCTTCCCTTAATTTGACAGAATACACTTTTTACAATTTAGGTTCCTTAGGTAAAGGCAAGTATTCTGCCGGAGTATTAGAAGGAGGCTACGGCATAGGACTAGAGAGAGGTCTTCCAGCATTTATAAAAGGATTGAAAGGAGAAATAGCTGACTATGCCGAAGAGAAATCTCCTGATTCAGTGAAATCAAGATTCTTTGATTATCTTGAAAAAGAGAAGGAGATATTAAGAAACTATTGGAAGATTTAG
- a CDS encoding ornithine cyclodeaminase family protein → MALLLTEKDVSSLLKFEDAYVALKEAFIALESKAGVNSKRMRTSISGSTLTCQAGGLQGYLGIKTFIKGNFVSLLFSTSGELLMIAEADRLSQIRTGSLSVLASDYIQIKYDTVGIIGLGKQGLAQVEAFYELKKIEPIVISRTQERINKALRILSSEGIKVKVAGSYKDVFLNSEVITSITSSKDPFIKLDYVRKGMHINLMGSNIPERVEAFPELIKASSIIVVEDVEQALEEAGDLILAKKMGMLDESKLVTLSSVIAGKVEKKKDDDISIFKSTGIGLEDVAVMKVLYEKAKKKGIGKEIEVKGIWSRE, encoded by the coding sequence TTGGCCCTATTACTTACAGAAAAAGATGTATCTAGTTTATTAAAATTTGAAGATGCTTACGTTGCATTAAAAGAAGCTTTTATTGCTTTGGAAAGCAAAGCGGGCGTAAATTCTAAACGAATGAGAACTTCGATTTCCGGCTCTACGTTAACTTGCCAAGCAGGAGGATTGCAAGGATATCTTGGCATCAAAACTTTTATAAAGGGTAATTTTGTTTCTCTTCTCTTTTCAACCTCTGGAGAGCTTTTGATGATAGCTGAAGCAGATAGATTAAGCCAAATACGAACTGGAAGTTTATCAGTTTTGGCGTCAGATTATATTCAAATAAAATACGACACAGTAGGTATTATTGGATTAGGAAAGCAAGGCTTAGCCCAAGTCGAAGCATTTTATGAGCTCAAGAAAATAGAACCAATAGTTATCTCTAGAACTCAAGAAAGAATAAATAAAGCACTTAGGATACTTAGTTCTGAAGGAATAAAAGTTAAAGTAGCAGGATCATATAAGGATGTGTTTCTTAATTCTGAAGTTATTACCTCGATAACCTCATCTAAAGATCCGTTTATCAAACTCGATTACGTGAGAAAAGGAATGCATATTAATCTTATGGGTTCTAATATTCCAGAAAGAGTCGAGGCTTTTCCAGAACTAATAAAAGCCTCATCGATTATAGTAGTTGAGGATGTTGAACAAGCATTAGAAGAAGCAGGAGATCTAATTTTAGCTAAAAAGATGGGAATGCTGGATGAAAGTAAACTCGTTACGTTGTCTTCAGTTATAGCAGGAAAAGTAGAGAAAAAGAAAGATGATGATATCTCTATATTCAAGTCTACTGGAATTGGATTAGAGGACGTTGCTGTTATGAAAGTCCTTTATGAAAAAGCTAAGAAAAAAGGTATAGGAAAGGAAATAGAAGTGAAAGGCATATGGTCTCGAGAATAG
- a CDS encoding PLP-dependent aminotransferase family protein — MVSRIGKEIEISPVELASQLAKKAKINLASGSPDPRVIPISEIREAYNEVLEDVKSLFYPGAGGQEELKKEIEEHYLQFLGLSKGEDEIVITSGAQHAMELLGKYFLENDVIAVENPTFIETFNAIKLRSSVAIPIDLDDKGIKVDELEEFLKIVKINLLYVIPNCHNPAGVNLDEERRKYIVELAEKYNFYVLEDDPYRPIAGCVPKPIKYFDKNGRVIYISSFSKILAPGLRIGFILANKEIAEKISLLEQLDFSTSTVNQYVVARLIRKGIVMRRMKELYEYYSRKMKILKDSLIDHGLTKFNDPKCGFFLLLDLEKDSWKVFNNAIQLGLSFVPAKPFFLRGGDTMARLSITMSNEEEIKEGVSILKKAIQMT, encoded by the coding sequence ATGGTCTCGAGAATAGGAAAGGAAATAGAAATCTCTCCAGTAGAATTAGCTTCTCAACTTGCCAAAAAGGCTAAGATAAATTTAGCTAGCGGTTCACCAGATCCAAGGGTTATTCCAATTAGCGAAATAAGAGAAGCATATAACGAAGTTTTAGAGGACGTAAAATCACTTTTTTATCCTGGAGCGGGTGGACAAGAAGAGTTAAAGAAGGAAATTGAAGAGCATTATCTTCAATTTCTAGGATTAAGTAAAGGAGAAGACGAAATAGTAATTACAAGTGGAGCTCAACACGCAATGGAATTATTAGGAAAATACTTTCTAGAAAATGACGTAATAGCAGTTGAAAATCCGACGTTTATAGAAACTTTCAATGCAATTAAACTTAGGTCGTCAGTGGCCATTCCAATAGATTTAGACGATAAGGGAATTAAGGTAGATGAACTTGAGGAATTTCTTAAGATTGTTAAAATAAATTTACTTTACGTAATTCCTAACTGTCATAATCCTGCAGGAGTTAACTTAGATGAGGAAAGGAGAAAGTATATTGTAGAATTGGCTGAAAAATACAACTTTTACGTTTTAGAGGATGATCCTTATAGGCCTATAGCTGGATGCGTTCCTAAGCCTATAAAGTATTTTGATAAAAACGGAAGGGTAATTTACATTAGCTCTTTTAGTAAAATTCTTGCTCCAGGTTTAAGGATAGGATTTATTCTAGCTAATAAGGAAATTGCTGAGAAGATCTCTTTATTAGAACAATTAGACTTTTCAACGTCAACTGTAAACCAATATGTAGTTGCAAGGCTAATTAGGAAAGGAATAGTAATGAGAAGAATGAAAGAATTATATGAGTATTATTCAAGGAAAATGAAGATACTGAAAGACTCTCTTATTGATCATGGACTAACAAAGTTTAATGATCCAAAGTGCGGCTTCTTCTTACTTTTAGACCTAGAAAAAGATAGCTGGAAAGTATTTAATAATGCAATACAGCTAGGCTTAAGCTTTGTGCCCGCTAAACCGTTTTTCTTAAGAGGCGGAGATACAATGGCAAGGCTAAGCATAACAATGTCGAACGAAGAAGAGATAAAAGAAGGAGTTAGTATTCTTAAAAAAGCTATTCAAATGACGTAA
- a CDS encoding winged helix-turn-helix transcriptional regulator: MELTPRLQDVINIVKQKGEINLKDLALELKVSPKTAKGYVRELTRLGFVEMDEKENVKLKVTQEDPVESLKKIIEIHESEINALKKEVEELKTEIIKLRKKGKYTTTED; encoded by the coding sequence ATGGAGCTTACACCTAGATTGCAGGATGTAATAAATATCGTTAAACAAAAAGGAGAAATTAACCTAAAAGATCTAGCTTTAGAACTTAAAGTTTCCCCTAAGACTGCTAAGGGATATGTAAGAGAGCTAACAAGGCTTGGATTCGTTGAGATGGATGAAAAGGAAAACGTAAAATTAAAGGTCACTCAGGAAGATCCAGTAGAAAGCTTAAAAAAGATAATAGAAATTCATGAGAGTGAGATTAATGCATTAAAGAAGGAGGTTGAAGAGTTAAAGACTGAAATAATAAAGCTTAGGAAGAAGGGTAAATATACTACGACGGAAGATTAA
- a CDS encoding class II glutamine amidotransferase: MCRLLAFKDREKINGEVLKAFVNSARYDPFSPYKSHPDGWGFIIFIKKNGIWRSLYYRSPEPIFQDDLSTLTSIKGEEIMGIIHARKAGKKFLQGLAHAHPYHIRAGVYDLYFAHNGSILRNTFENPSLPYTDSYMFLLKIAEGIGKSNDVKESFRFTFNSLKEYSTSLNSALLSYSEGEGPLIQIGYYYNKKEALDASEEYFKLYTWRNYVFSSTIKYYLGNADNELVYGDIIYL; the protein is encoded by the coding sequence ATGTGTAGATTATTAGCATTTAAGGATAGAGAGAAGATTAATGGAGAAGTGCTTAAAGCTTTCGTAAATTCTGCAAGATACGACCCTTTTTCTCCATATAAATCTCACCCAGATGGTTGGGGCTTTATCATTTTTATAAAGAAGAATGGAATCTGGAGAAGCTTATATTATAGGTCTCCAGAACCAATATTTCAAGATGATCTCTCTACTCTTACTTCAATTAAAGGCGAAGAAATAATGGGAATAATTCATGCCAGAAAGGCTGGTAAGAAATTTTTACAAGGACTAGCTCATGCACATCCTTACCATATAAGGGCTGGAGTTTATGATTTGTATTTTGCACATAACGGCTCAATATTGCGTAATACATTTGAAAATCCTTCCTTACCTTACACGGATAGTTATATGTTTTTATTAAAGATTGCTGAAGGAATTGGTAAATCTAACGACGTTAAGGAATCTTTTAGATTCACATTTAATAGCCTAAAGGAATACTCAACTAGCCTTAATTCTGCTTTGCTTTCTTACTCTGAAGGTGAAGGTCCACTAATTCAAATTGGCTATTATTATAATAAAAAGGAAGCATTAGATGCTTCTGAAGAATACTTTAAGCTTTATACTTGGAGAAATTATGTATTTTCATCAACAATAAAATATTATCTCGGTAATGCTGATAATGAACTTGTTTATGGAGATATAATATATTTATAA
- a CDS encoding zinc-dependent dehydrogenase, whose protein sequence is MKAIILENGRPVLKEVPIPKLNPGDVLVKMKACGLCGTDVEKICGQYTASQPILGHEPAGIIAESTVDWLKEGDRVFAHHHVPDYECYYCKKGSPTMCPYYRKTNLDPGGFAEYFRVPAWNVSRGGILKLPDNVSFEEGSFIEPLATVIRAQRRVFIDKDDYVLVVGAGPMGLLHVMMAKVNGAGKVYVSDISDFRNEYARKVGADEAFNPKVVKVEDEVKKLTDGRGVDVAIIASGAPSAILTALYSVRKGGRVLLFGVPYKGTILNYDISNLLNNEISIISSNAAVEEDTREALKVISEKKIDVMKLVTHKFRLEEFNEAVRIAKEGKTIKAIIYD, encoded by the coding sequence ATGAAAGCAATAATTCTTGAAAACGGAAGGCCAGTATTGAAAGAAGTTCCAATTCCTAAGCTTAACCCAGGAGACGTTTTGGTTAAAATGAAAGCATGCGGTCTATGCGGAACCGACGTAGAAAAGATATGTGGACAATATACTGCTTCTCAACCAATTCTAGGTCACGAACCGGCGGGTATAATAGCAGAATCAACAGTAGACTGGTTAAAGGAAGGTGATAGAGTTTTTGCTCACCATCACGTTCCCGACTATGAATGTTATTACTGTAAAAAAGGAAGTCCGACAATGTGTCCTTATTATAGGAAAACAAATCTAGATCCAGGAGGATTTGCAGAGTATTTCAGAGTGCCTGCGTGGAACGTAAGCAGGGGAGGAATACTAAAATTACCAGATAACGTATCATTTGAGGAGGGTTCTTTCATAGAGCCTTTAGCAACTGTTATAAGAGCACAGAGGAGGGTCTTCATAGATAAAGACGATTATGTCCTTGTAGTAGGAGCCGGACCGATGGGTCTATTACACGTAATGATGGCTAAAGTAAACGGTGCAGGAAAAGTTTATGTATCCGACATTTCCGACTTTCGCAATGAGTATGCAAGAAAAGTAGGTGCGGATGAGGCATTTAATCCAAAAGTTGTTAAGGTTGAAGACGAAGTAAAGAAGCTCACTGACGGCAGGGGTGTTGATGTTGCAATAATTGCCTCTGGTGCTCCTTCTGCAATTTTAACGGCACTGTATTCTGTAAGAAAAGGAGGCAGAGTATTACTTTTTGGCGTTCCTTATAAAGGAACTATATTAAACTATGATATAAGCAATCTTCTAAACAATGAAATTTCAATAATTTCCAGTAATGCCGCAGTTGAGGAAGATACTAGAGAAGCATTGAAGGTAATATCTGAAAAGAAAATTGATGTAATGAAGCTGGTTACTCACAAATTTAGACTAGAAGAATTCAACGAGGCCGTAAGGATAGCTAAAGAAGGCAAGACCATAAAGGCTATAATATATGATTGA